The Coccidioides posadasii str. Silveira chromosome 5, complete sequence genome has a segment encoding these proteins:
- a CDS encoding uncharacterized protein (EggNog:ENOG410PGX4~COG:G~BUSCO:5837at33183) — translation MASQGPLYIGFDLSTQQLKGLVVASDLKVVHIAKFDFDVDSKGFDVKKGVLTNEAEHEVFAPVTMWLQALDHVLQQLKDQGLDFSLVKGVSGAGQQHGSVYWNSNAETTLNGLDGGKTLEEQLGAALSYPYSPNWQDASTQKECDEFDAFLGSKEKLAQVTGSKAHHRFTGPQILRFQRKHPKEYQETSRISLVSSFLASVLLGRIAPFDISDVCGMNLWDMQRNAWNDDLIKFCAGKYGVDELKKKLGDVPHDGGLHLGKIHKYFVERYAFHPDCTVLLSTGDNPSTILALPLRPLDAIVSLGTSTTFLMSTPEYRPDPSTHFFNHPTTPGLYMFMLCYKNGGLAREQVRDAINDKLGAGHSSNSWEHFDRIVLETPVTGQENDSDPMKMGLYFPRPEIVPNLRNGEWHFNYKPEDHSLQENSDGWNRPFDDARAIVESQMLSLRLRSRDLVHSPKEGVPAQPRRVYLVGGGSRNHAIAKVAGEVLGGVEGVYRLDVGENACALGAAYKAVWAVERSPGQTFEDLIAQRWREEEFIERIADGYKPTTFDKHGKAVEGFEMMEKQVLKQESQRTS, via the exons ATGGCTTCGCAAGGCCCTCTGTACATAGGCTTCGATCTCTCGACGCAGCAATTGAAGGGTCTCGTTGTGGCCTCGGACCTCAAGGTCGTCCATATTGCGAAATTCGATTTCGATGTCGATTCGAAAGGGTTCGATGTAAAGAAAGGAGTCCTTACCAATGAAGCCGAACACGAGGTGTTCGCGCCCGTGACTATGTGGCTGCAAGCGTTGGATCATGTCCTGCAACAATTAAAAGACCAAGGCCTAGATTTTAGTCTGGTGAAGGGCGTTAGCGGGGCAGGGCAGCAGCACGGCAGTGTCTATTGGAATAGCAACGCGGAGACGACGTTAAATGGCCTAGATGGCGGGAAAACGTTGGAGGAGCAGCTTGGAGCGGCGCTATCCTACCCTTACAGTCCCAATTGGCAGGATGCGAGCACGCAAAAGGAATGCGATGAGTTTGATGCGTTTCTTGGGAGTAAAGAGAAACTAGCCCAGGTCACTGGGAGCAAAGCCCATCAT AGATTTACGGGCCCCCAAATCTTAAGATTCCAGCGGAAACATCCCAAAGAGTATCAGGAAACATCGCGCATATCACTTGTCTCGTCGTTCCTAGCTTCGGTACTTCTAGGTCGGATCGCGCCTTTTGACATCTCTGATGTCTGCGGAATGAACTTATGGGACATGCAGAGAAATGCTTGGAATGACGACTTGATTAAATTCTGTGCCGGAAAGTATGGCGTAGATgagctgaagaagaaactgGGCGACGTGCCGCATGATGGCGGCTTACATCTCGGAAAGATTCACAAGTACTTTGTCGAACGCTACGCATTTCATCCCGACTGCACTGTATTACTCTCCACTGGGGATAATCCCTCAACAATTCTCGCACTTCCATTGAGGCCCTTGGATGCCATAGTATCTTTGGGAACTTCAACTACATTTCTCATGTCGACTCCAGAGTACAGGCCAGATCCTTCAACCCATTTTTTCAACCACCCAACCACGCCTGGCCTCTATATGTTCATGCTTTGCTATAAGAACGGAGGACTTGCTCGTGAGCAAGTCAGGGACGCAATAAATGATAAACTAGGAGCTGGACATTCTTCAAATTCATGGGAACATTTCGACCGAATCGTGTTAGAGACACCTGTCACTGGACAAGAAAATGATTCCGATCCGATGAAAATGGGACTCTACTTCCCCAGACCTGAAATTGTGCCAAACCTTCGCAATGGTGAATGGCATTTCAATTATAAACCCGAAGACCACAGCCTCCAGGAAAATTCCGACGGCTGGAATCGCCCATTTGACGACGCCCGTGCGATAGTAGAAAGTCAAATGCTCTCACTCCGACTACGTTCTAGGGATCTTGTTCACAGTCCCAAAGAAGGTGTTCCGGCGCAGCCTCGTCGGGTATACCTGGTAGGCGGAGGCTCCCGTAACCATGCTATTGCCAAGGTTGCCGGAGAAGTCCTAGGGGGAGTGGAAGGGGTATATAGATTGGACGTTGGGGAGAATGCGTGTGCATTGGGAGCCGCGTACAAAGCCGTTTGGGCAGTTGAGAGGTCACCAGGCCAAACATTTGAGGACCTGATCGCACAGAgatggagagaagaggaattCATTGAAAGGATTGCCGATGGATACAAGCCGACTACTTTTGATAAACACGGAAAAGCTGTGGAAGGCTTTGAGATGATGGAGAAGCAAGTGCTGAAGCAAGAGTCTCAAAGAACTAGTTAA
- the PHO85 gene encoding negative regulator of the PHO system (EggNog:ENOG410PGBA~COG:T) — protein MVALKEIHLDSEEGTPSTAIREISLMKELKHENIVSLYDVIHTESKLMLVFEYMDRDLKKYMDQRGDRGQLDYLTIVSFMQQLLRGIAFCHENRVLHRDLKPQNLLINNKGKLKLADFGLARAFGIPVNTFSNEVVTLWYRAPDVLLGSRTYNTSIDIWSAGCIMAEMYTGRPLFPGTTNEDQLQKIFRLMGTPSERSWPGISQFPEYKPNLHVYATQDLRLILPQIDQLGLDLLSRMLQLRPEMRISAAEALRHPWFHELNQMQAQEAHHQAAIHQQQQHMTAGYGAQGIVSQGY, from the coding sequence ATGGTTGCATTAAAAGAAATACATCTAGATTCAGAGGAAGGCACACCGTCAACCGCGATAAGGGAGATTTCGCTCATGAAAGAGCTCAAACATGAGAATATCGTCTCGTTATATGATGTGATCCATACCGAAAGTAAATTGATGCTCGTTTTCGAATATATGGACCGGGATTTGAAGAAATACATGGACCAGCGAGGCGATCGCGGGCAGCTGGATTACCTCACTATCGTATCCTTTATGCAGCAACTCCTCCGCGGCATCGCATTTTGCCACGAAAATCGCGTCCTTCACCGGGATTTAAAGCCTCAAAACCTTCTCATCAACAACAAAGGAAAGCTCAAGCTTGCAGACTTTGGCTTAGCGAGAGCATTCGGTATTCCGGTGAATACTTTCTCCAATGAAGTCGTCACTCTTTGGTATCGAGCGCCCGATGTGCTACTTGGAAGCAGGACATATAACACCAGCATTGATATTTGGTCTGCTGGATGTATCATGGCTGAGATGTACACGGGCCGTCCGCTCTTCCCAGGCACTACGAATGAAGATCAGCTGCAGAAAATTTTTCGTCTTATGGGAACACCCTCCGAACGCTCGTGGCCGGGTATATCCCAGTTCCCGGAGTATAAACCTAATCTCCACGTCTACGCAACTCAAGATTTACGACTGATCCTCCCTCAGATCGATCAGCTTGGTTTAGATCTCCTTAGTCGGATGCTTCAATTACGGCCTGAGATGCGGATCAGTGCTGCCGAAGCGTTACGCCATCCCTGGTTTCACGAGTTAAATCAGATGCAGGCGCAGGAAGCTCATCATCAAGCTGCGATTCatcagcaacagcaacatATGACTGCCGGATATGGCGCTCAAGGGATTGTTTCACAAGGCTACTAG
- a CDS encoding uncharacterized protein (EggNog:ENOG410PGYD~COG:P), whose protein sequence is MPLTQLSTRARSGTVRLSLLICRRPHERTVPPTNEIAERRCSSIQQRVFQTSAKDISSQPFRAHAYGQKPATLLSHPLISTDRPSRPFLLAPLVAMSSHQVRNHGSHGHHHHHHHHHHDTTYLVSKNRSDPGVRITRIGLLANLAMAIGKGVGGYMFHSQALVADAYHSLTDLVSDFMTLATVTWSLKPPSSKFPTGYGKVETLGALGVSSLLLCGGFFMGLNAAEVLLVQAFPDIADMAAHWGLLGHGHSHGHSHSHGPAIGPNINAAWLAAGSIVIKEWLYHATMKIAIQRKSSVLASNAIHHRVDSLTSIVALLTIGGAHVFTDASWLDPVGGLLISLMVIRAGWGNSKTSLLELADVGVDEDMIDSVRKSAMKALATASSGSEVEIRDIQGIKSGPNYLMDIEMAVPETWSVGHTRHIEELVRQRVGARVKSVKRLKIRFTPNNQKEVTFAEEFIAPDISPRSSPEPEIEHSGAETAINSNPKLQQNGIRKRG, encoded by the exons ATGCCGCTGACACAGCTGAGCACGCGTGCCAGAAGCGGAACCGTCAGACTCAGCCTTTTGATCTGCCGACGCCCACACGAGCGAACCGTCCCACCAACCAACGAGATCGCGGAACGACGCTGCAGCTCGATCCAGCAACGTGTCTTCCAGACATCAGCCAAAGATATTTCCTCCCAACCCTTTCGTGCTCATGCGTATGGGCAAAAACCAGCGACACTCCTCTCGCACCCCTTGATCTCCACCGACAGACCCTCTCGCCCCTTTCTCCTCGCGCCCCTCGTGGCCATGTCGAGCCACCAAGTCCGAAACCATGGCAGCCATGggcatcaccaccaccaccaccaccatcaccATGATACCACCTACCTTGTCTCCAAGAACAGGAGCGATCCCGGCGTCCGCATAACGCGAATTGGGCTCCTGGCCAATCTCGCCATGGCTATCGGAAAAGGTGTCGGAGGTTATATGTTCCATTCACAAGCGCTGGTTGCCGACGCGTATCATTCTCTCACAGACCTTGTGTCGGACTTTATGACTTTGGCAACGGTAACCTGGTCGCTCAAACCGCCGTCATCGAAATTTCCCACCGGATACGGGAAGGTGGAAACCTTGGGAGCACTGGGTGTGAGCAGCTTGCTCCTCTGCGGAGGCTTCTTCATGGGCCTAAATGCAGCTGAAGTCTTGCTTGTTCAAGCTTTTCCAGATATTGCAGACATGGCTGCCCACTGGGGGCTTCTTGGTCATGGTCATTCTCACGGACACAGTCACAGCCATGGGCCTGCAATTGGGCCTAATATCAATGCTGCTTGGCTAGCCGCAGGATCTATTGTGATTAAAGAATGGTTGTACCATGCGA CTATGAAAATTGCCATTCAACGCAAGTCGTCCGTGCTTGCATCCAATGCCATTCACCACCGTGTTGACTCCCTCACAAGCATTGTTGCACTGTTGACCATTGGCGGAGCACATGTCTTCACAGATGCATCCTGGCTCGACCCCGTCGGAGGACTTTTAATTTCATTGATGGTCATCAGGGCGGGATGGGGAAACTCAAAGACATCATTGTTGGAGCTGGCAGACGTGGGCGTAGACGAAGATATGATCGATTCCGTCAGAAAGTCAGCCATGAAAGCATTGGCTACCGCGTCGAGCGGTTCTGAAGTGGAGATTCGTGACATTCAGGGTATCAAATCGGGTCCGAACTACCTCATGGATATAGAGATGGCAGTTCCAGAAACCTGGTCGGTCGGCCATACACGACACATTGAGGAGTTGGTCCGACAGCGAGTCGGTGCGCGCGTTAAGAGCGTCAAACGGTTGAAGATACGCTTTACGCCAAATAACCAGAAAGAAGTCACCTTTGCGGAAGAGTTCATAGCGCCGGATATCAGTCCTCGAAGTAGCCCTGAGCCAGAGATAGAGCACAGCGGCGCCGAAACAGCCATCAATTCTAATCCAAAGTTACAACAAAATGGTATTCGAAAACGTGGGTGA
- a CDS encoding uncharacterized protein (CAZy:CE1~EggNog:ENOG410PI1S~COG:S~MEROPS:MER0043126~BUSCO:10338at33183): MSVTVKATIASFGGQLLKLSHKAETTGCEMAFNLYLPPQAINKSGSSIPVLIYLSGLTCTAENCSEKGFFQHGASKKGIAVLYPDTSPRGLNIQGEDDAYDFGSGAGFYVDATKAPWDKGYKMYSYITEELPKTVFAAYPQLDSRRVSITGHSMGGHGALTLYLKNPGKYKSVSAFAAICNPINCPWGQKAFKGYFGEENAQKWKEHDATELIKQWKGGPLDILIDVGTGDNFYKQGQLLPENFAEAAKQAGLGSGVHIRYQPDYDHSYYTMATFSDDHIEHAAKYLLA, translated from the exons ATGTCCGTCACAGTGAAAGCTACCATCGCCTCGTTTGGCGGACAGCTCTTGAAGCTGTCTCATAAAGCTGAAACAACAGGATGCGAGATGGCTTTCAACCTATATCTCCCACCACAAGCGATAAACAAATCGGGCTCCAGCATTCCCGTTTTAATTTACCTCTCTGGGCTGACGTGCACAGCCGAAAATTGCTCGGAGAAAGGCTTCTTCCAGCATGGAGCAAGCAAGAAAGGAATTGCTGTGCTATATCCGGATACCAGCCCAA GAGGGCTTAATATCCAAGGAGAAGATGATGCATACGACTTTGGGTCGGGCGCCGGATTCTACGTGGACGCTACAAAGGCACCATGGGATAAGGGATACAAAATGTACAGTTATATAACGGAAGAATTACCCAAGACCGTATTCGCCGCCTACCCACAACTGGACTCGCGCCGAGTTAGCATCACGGGCCACAGCATGGGAGGCCATGGAGCGTTGACATTG TACCTTAAGAATCCCGGAAAATACAAGTCGGTCTCCGCCTTTGCTGCAATCTGCAACCCTATCAACTGTCCCTGGGGTCAGAAGGCATTTAAGGGCTACTTCGGAGAAGAGAATGCGCAGAAATGGAAAGAACACGATGCCACGGAGCTGATAAAACAATGGAAGGGAGGTCCTCTAGATATCCTTATCGATGTG GGCACGGGTGACAACTTCTATAAGCAAGGCCAGCTGCTCCCTGAGAACTTTGCTGAGGCGGCTAAACAAGCTGGTCTTGGGTCGGGTGTGCACATCAGATACCAACCAGATTATGATCATAGTTACTACACTATGGCTACCTTCTCAGATGACCATATCGAGCATGCTGCAAAGTATTTGCTCGCATA A
- the LOS1 gene encoding pre-tRNA nuclear export protein (BUSCO:195863at4751~EggNog:ENOG410PGHV~COG:J,U,Y~BUSCO:937at33183), whose amino-acid sequence MEEQVANAIEIAGNPSSDQTIKAQAFDYLNQLRADPSGWQVCLSLFTKTPRRSDVVRHVALEIINSATQTGLVDIQGLSFIKDNLLTYLQQMYGPDGAAQSDPSNIQNKIAQTITYLFSALYATEWNTFFDDILRLTYNGPDSGVRDNTLGIIFYLRVINSIHDEIGDVLVSRSRAEQDRANILKDLIRERDVQKLVTSWQDILSQWQERNDLIAEMCLRAIGSWVSWINISLVVNQTMLDLLFRQLARVKDVDLHQGGEKVRDAAIDVFTEIVGKKMKPADKIDMIVYLNLESIVAQLTASPPLHEHRFTSKYDTDLAETVTKLVNITTVDIVKALDSEDADNATKEKAEALLQAFLPHILRYFSDEYDEICSTAIPCVNELLSYLRKVAKRNPAIIPQQSAMLLPILKAIIQKMRYDETSSWGTEDDQMDEMEFQDLRKRLNVLQQIIASTNEQLYMDAVSEVVRATFHNVRQSGGQIDWRDLDLALHEMFLFGELAVRCGGLYTKNKPNNPASERLIEMMLMMVESDIRSFRHPATQLQFMEICVRYSSFFEHHARFIPGVLEGFLQLAHHQMTKVKVRSWYLFHRLVKHLRNYIGNVAQTVIAALGDLLTINAEVPVEGPDGDDMSSEDHEGSADALFNNQLYLFEAIGTICSTSSVPLDKQVVYAQSIMNPIFIDMERNLGAAKSHDERALLQIHHDIMALGTLAKGFSDWIPGTSSPAVPPAPEISEAFGQVAEATLVALESLKFSFSIRTAARAAFSRLIGVRGSHNLPQLPRWIDGLLTQTSSKDEMALFLRLLDQVIFGFKTEIYGILDTLLTPFLQRVFAGISEPTTGTDDEIQLAELKREYLNFLLMILNNDLGTVIISTANQPIFETVITTIEHFAKDVDDFPTAKMAFLVLSRMSNLWGGPDVVQPSNPANGTTPSQSALPGFTQFMITRFSPLCWALPMNPSFNPKDAQAKQVLGEAAALQKIIYLKTGPEYVRWLRETELPGMGMGPDLVNEYVGSLEMLDIKGFRQFFQAFIQRFSA is encoded by the exons ATGGAGGAACag GTAGCAAATGCTATTGAGATCGCGGGAAACCCGTCCTCTGACCAGACCATCAAAGCCCAAGCGTTCGACTATCTCAATCAGCTCCGAGCAGACCCCTCCGGCTGGCAGGTCTGTCTGTCACTCTTTACGAAAACCCCGAGACGTTCGGATGTAGTTCGCCATGTTGCTTTGGAAATCATTAACAGCGCTACCCAGACCGGGCTGGTTGACATCCAAGGCCTCAGCTTTATCAAGGACAATCTCTTGACATACCTGCAGCAGATGTACGGGCCCGACGGCGCGGCGCAATCGGATCCTTCGAATATCCAGAACAAAATTGCCCAGACAATAACGTACCTATTTTCTGCCCTTTATGCAACCGAATGGAATACTTTCTTCGATGACATTCTACGCTTAACGTATAATGGACCGGATAGTGGTGTGCGGGATAATACCCTGGGTATTATATTTTACCTCCGTGTTATCAACTCGATCCATGACGAGATTGGAGATGTGCTTGTGTCACGCTCTCGCGCTGAGCAGGATAGGGCCAACATTTTGAAGGATCTTATTCGCGAAAGAGATGTTCAGAAGCTTGTTACATCCTGGCAGGATATTCTCTCGCAATGGCAGGAGAGAAACGACTTAATTGCTGAAATGTGCCTTAGAGCAATCGGGAGCTGGGTGAGCTGGATTAATATTTCCTTGGTAGTCAACCAAACGATGCTCGACCTTTTATTCCGTCAGCTCGCCAGGGTTAAGGATGTTGATCTTCATCAAGGGGGAGAAAAGGTTCGGGATGCTGCCATTGACGTGTTTACAGAGATTGTGGGTAAGAAAATGAAGCCCGCTGACAAAATTGACATGATTGTCTACTTGAATCTTGAGAGCATCGTAGCTCAACTTACTGCGAGTCCTCCGTTGCACGAACACCGATTTACCTCTAAATACGATACCGATCTCGCCGAGACCGTAACTAAGCTGGTGAACATTACGACAGTTGATATCGTGAAAGCTCTTGATAGTGAGGATGCCGACAATGCTACGAAGGAAAAGGCTGAGGCCCTGCTGCAGGCGTTCTTACCTCACATCCTACGTTATTTCTCAGACGAGTATGATGAGATATGTTCCACTGCCATTCCTTGTGTAAACGAACTCCTATCATATCTCCGAAAGGTGGCGAAGAGGAATCCTGCCATTATTCCCCAACAGAGCGCTATGTTATTGCCAATCTTGAAGGCTATTATTCAGAAGATGCGCTACGACGAGACCTCGTCGTGGGGAACTGAAGATGATCAGATGGATGAAATGGAATTCCAGGATTTACGGAAGCGGTTAAATGTTCTCCAGCAGATCATTGCATCTACCAATGAGCAACTCTATATGGATGCTGTGAGTGAAGTCGTAAGAGCAACATTCCACAATGTGCGGCAGTCCGGAGGTCAGATAGATTGGCGCGATCTTGATCTTGCTTTACACGAAATGTTCCTCTTCGGCGAACTTGCTGTCCGATGCGGAGGATTATATACCAAGAATAAACCTAATAACCCGGCTTCTGAACGGCTAATCGAGATGATGCTCATGATGGTCGAATCCGATATAAGGTCGTTCCGTCATCCAGCGACACAGTTGCAATTTATGGAAATATGTGTCAGATATAGCTCATTCTTCGAACATCACGCCCGATTTATACCCGGAGTTTTGGAGGGGTTTCTTCAACTGGCTCATCATCAAATGACAAAAGTGAAAGTCAGATCTTGGTATTTGTTCCATCGTCTTGTCAAGCATCTGAGAAACTATATCGGAAATGTTGCCCAGACCGTTATTGCAGCATTGGGCGACCTTCTCACTATCAATGCGGAGGTACCTGTGGAAGGACCTGACGGTGATGATATGTCCTCAGAAGACCACGAAGGATCGgctgatgcattattcaATAACCAGCTTTATCTTTTTGAGGCAATCGGCACAATTTGCTCCACTTCCTCTGTCCCGTTGGACAAACAAGTGGTCTATGCTCAGTCTATCATGAACCCTATATTCATTGATATGGAGAGAAACTTAGGGGCCGCAAAATCGCATGATGAGCGAGCATTATTACAAATTCACCACGATATCATGGCTTTAGGCACTCTTGCAAAGGGCTTCTCTGACTGGATACCAGGGACATCCAGTCCGGCTGTGCCACCCGCGCCAGAGATCTCGGAAGCATTTGGACAAGTGGCCGAAGCAACCCTGGTAGCCCTTGAATCCTTAAAGTTTTCCTTCAGTATTAGAACAGCAGCTCGAGCAGCATTCTCCAGGCTAATTGGTGTCCGCGGATCACACAACCTACCTCAATTGCCACGATGGATTGATGGATTACTTACGCAGACTTCATCGAAAGATGAGATGGCCCTGTTTTTGCGTCTTCTGGACCAAGTGATTTTCGGATTTAAAACTGAGATATATGGAATTCTGGATACCCTCCTCACCCCCTTCCTTCAGCGTGTTTTCGCGGGAATCTCTGAGCCAACAACGGGAACGGACGATGAAATTCAGCTTGCTGAGTTGAAACGGGAATATCTCAACTTTTTATTGATGATCCTCAATAATGATCTAGGGACAGTGATCATCAGTACCG CAAATCAACCTATTTTCGAGACCGTTATCACCACCATCGAGCATTTCGCCAAAGATGTTGATGATTTTCCTACGGCTAAAATGGCTTTCCTCGTACTATCTCGAATGTCTAATCTCTGGGGTGGACCAGACGTTGTGCAGCCCTCGAACCCTGCGAATGGCACAACCCCATCACAATCTGCTCTTCCGGGATTCACACAATTCATGATTACGCGCTTCTCTCCACTCTGTTGGGCGTTGCCCATGAATCCCTCTTTCAATCCAAAGGACGCACAGGCGAAGCAAGTTCTTGGAGAGGCAGCGGCTCTTCAAAAAATAATCTACCTTAAAACAGGCCCAGAATACGTTCGGTGGCTGAGAGAAACAGAGCTACCCGGGATGGGAATGGGGCCTGATCTTGTTAATGAATATGTCGGATCTTTAGAAATGCTAGATATAAAGGGCTTTCGTCAATTTTTTCAG GCATTTATACAACGTTTTAGCGCATGA
- a CDS encoding uncharacterized protein (CAZy:CE1~EggNog:ENOG410PI1S~COG:S~MEROPS:MER0043126~BUSCO:10338at33183) — translation MSVTVKATIASFGGQLLKLSHKAETTGCEMAFNLYLPPQAINKSGSSIPVLIYLSGLTCTAENCSEKGFFQHGASKKGIAVLYPDTSPRGLNIQGEDDAYDFGSGAGFYVDATKAPWDKGYKMYSYITEELPKTVFAAYPQLDSRRVSITGHSMGGHGALTLYLKNPGKYKSVSAFAAICNPINCPWGQKAFKGYFGEENAQKWKEHDATELIKQWKGGPLDILIDVGTGDNFYKQGQLLPENFAEAAKQAGLGSGVHIRYQPDYDHSYYTMATFSDDHIEHAAKYLLA, via the exons ATGTCCGTCACAGTGAAAGCTACCATCGCCTCGTTTGGCGGACAGCTCTTGAAGCTGTCTCATAAAGCTGAAACAACAGGATGCGAGATGGCTTTCAACCTATATCTCCCACCACAAGCGATAAACAAATCGGGCTCCAGCATTCCCGTTTTAATTTACCTCTCTGGGCTGACGTGCACAGCCGAAAATTGCTCGGAGAAAGGCTTCTTCCAGCATGGAGCAAGCAAGAAAGGAATTGCTGTGCTATATCCGGATACCAGCCCAA GAGGGCTTAATATCCAAGGAGAAGATGATGCATACGACTTTGGGTCGGGCGCCGGATTCTACGTGGACGCTACAAAGGCACCATGGGATAAGGGATACAAAATGTACAGTTATATAACGGAAGAATTACCCAAGACCGTATTCGCCGCCTACCCACAACTGGACTCGCGCCGAGTTAGCATCACGGGCCACAGCATGGGAGGCCATGGAGCGTTGACATTG TACCTTAAGAATCCCGGAAAATACAAGTCGGTCTCCGCCTTTGCTGCAATCTGCAACCCTATCAACTGTCCCTGGGGTCAGAAGGCATTTAAGGGCTACTTCGGAGAAGAGAATGCGCAGAAATGGAAAGAACACGATGCCACGGAGCTGATAAAACAATGGAAGGGAGGTCCTCTAGATATCCTTATCGATGTG GGCACGGGTGACAACTTCTATAAGCAAGGCCAGCTGCTCCCTGAGAACTTTGCTGAGGCGGCTAAACAAGCTGGTCTTGGGTCGGGTGTGCACATCAGATACCAACCAGATTATGATCATAGTTACTACACTATGGCTACCTTCTCAGATGACCATATCGAGCATGCTGCAAAGTATTTGCTCGCATAG
- a CDS encoding uncharacterized protein (EggNog:ENOG410PGAI~COG:B,K~BUSCO:8606at33183), whose amino-acid sequence MTRRLRIPFTAPFSPPIIFPSSANTLSGAIDAITAFLSAPPSPLLRGTDVGLNAQTVLLTGAGISVASGLSDYRGENGTYRRNASYRPIYFHEFVTIHEARKRYWARSFVGYPTLRDSGPNSTHFCIAELGRKGYISSVITQNVDSFHNVAHPDLPVLELHGYLRSIVCVNCRHMMSRESFQESLLRLNPAWSEFLARVMESGALKTDVSEEQRQKGLRVNPDGDVEIPGAHYSDFRYPPCPRCLLTPPYLQDGKTKAIVEAEPDGAWSPRSRAGILKPAVVMFGESVDEATKTAAEEAIDEAGKLLVMGSSLATFSAWRLVERAQNRGMSIGILNVGGVRNEASLFKEGNEHFWPMARLRCSEKTELVLPEVVSRLEQLGFR is encoded by the coding sequence ATGACCAGGCGGTTGAGAATTCCCTTCACTGCGCCCTTCTCACCGCCCATTATATTCCCGTCCTCAGCGAACACTCTATCAGGTGCGATCGATGCGATAACAGCTTTCCTCTCCGCTCCACCGTCGCCCCTCCTGAGAGGTACCGATGTCGGGTTGAATGCCCAGACGGTACTTCTCACTGGTGCGGGCATATCCGTTGCCTCTGGGCTCTCGGATTACCGTGGCGAAAATGGGACTTACAGACGAAACGCATCGTACCGTCCGATCTATTTTCACGAGTTTGTGACCATACACGAAGCGAGAAAGCGATACTGGGCTCGCAGTTTTGTTGGATATCCCACATTGCGCGACTCTGGCCCGAATTCCACACACTTCTGCATCGCAGAGCTTGGGCGCAAAGGTTACATCAGTTCAGTGATTACGCAAAACGTGGACTCGTTTCATAATGTTGCCCACCCAGACCTCCCTGTCCTAGAGCTTCACGGATATCTACGATCTATCGTTTGTGTCAATTGCCGCCATATGATGTCAAGAGAAAGCTTCCAAGAATCTCTTCTGCGCCTTAATCCTGCTTGGTCGGAATTTTTAGCTCGCGTTATGGAAAGCGGAGCTTTGAAGACTGATGTGTCAGAGGAACAACGCCAAAAGGGGCTGCGAGTGAATCCAGACGGCGACGTAGAAATTCCCGGTGCCCATTACTCGGATTTTCGCTATCCACCGTGCCCCAGGTGCCTGCTGACACCTCCGTATCTGCAGGATGGGAAAACCAAAGCAATAGTAGAGGCGGAACCTGACGGGGCCTGGTCACCACGGTCCAGGGCCGGAATCCTCAAGCCTGCTGTTGTCATGTTTGGAGAATCCGTCGATGAAGCCACCAAGACGGCCGCTGAAGAAGCAATTGACGAGGCGGGCAAACTCCTCGTCATGGGAAGCAGCTTGGCAACCTTCTCCGCCTGGCGGCTTGTCGAAAGAGCGCAAAATCGAGGAATGTCGATTGGCATCCTGAATGTGGGAGGTGTCCGCAACGAAGCCAGTTTATTTAAGGAGGGCAACGAGCATTTCTGGCCAATGGCACGTTTGCGATGTAGCGAAAAGACGGAACTTGTCCTACCTGAGGTGGTTTCAAGACTCGAACAACTTGGCTTTCGCTGA